Genomic DNA from Theobroma cacao cultivar B97-61/B2 chromosome 3, Criollo_cocoa_genome_V2, whole genome shotgun sequence:
CCCCCACATTTCCTCTAGTTGTAGGTTCAATGCAGCCAATTGCTGCTTATCTAAGCAGGAATCTCTGATCAGCTCCAACAATATTCTTTATGTTTTTGGGTATTTTAAGGAAGTTGCTTTTGGATCAGTTAGTGTAAACATCTGCCCAACATCACATGCATGGTCTTTTTTCTTAGAGAAACCCCCATAGGCAATATAGCACTCAtccttttctcttctcttttccgGGGAATTTCTAGAGAGGAGTTTGGATTTTATGATAAATTCTTCCTACAACTAGGATTTCCATTTTGCGGGATCCCAAATGCTGCCCTCGTCTTTTGTGTGCCGTGAAATAAGGCACCATAAGTGATCATTAATCACTATTAAAAGGGGATTTGAGAGCACATCTTCAGCATTATTAAACCAAATACTTGATCCTTGTGTTTCAAGACAAAAAGTGTTGCATAAGACGCATGTGCTAGTTAGTTGTCGCCTCCATCCAAGATGTCAAAACCGGCGCAAGACAACATTTTCAGATTTAAATAATACTGGCTGCTCTCCTCATCGGAGACTTAAAAAGCTGTCTTATCCAATCCACACCCAATACTGAGGGAAGGGGACGATAGCTGTTTTGTCTAGTTTCTTCAGCCGTTGTGGGTTGATTAAGAAGGTTCCTTGTGTCCCAACCCAATTAACTCTTCATACTCAATTTCAGGCGTTTCTTCTGGAAAAATTAGATATATACATAAATTGTCTTTTAagtatatgtttttattttgtaaagcCAATGTCAACCCATGGCAAATGATTAAATACGATTTTTGGGTTATGATGATAGTTTGAAATATGTATTGACATAGAATTTCCATTGAGTAAAAAACAAGTAATAATCTGTAATGGTAGTAAATTAATTACTGTGACACGTAATGATCAACATCACGTTTGGGCAATTAGATGctcctttttattttaccttaaacaattgatcaaatgtttttcctttttttctttttcctcttcttaaAGAGAGGCTACACAATCAAAGTTGAAATCAAGGAAAGGGCAAGCATCGGGTTTCAAACTAAGTAAGAAATCCAatttccaaataaaaaaaatttctgcCCTACTTCGATTACAATGCCAGTCAAATGATGGTTGAGTCCTTCAATCGAGatggaaaattcaagaaatgagaatttaaataaataaagatatttaGAGTGAACAGTCTGTCTATTCTTTACATAAAGCAATGGTGCTTGGGAGGAAGTAAAATCTCGAAAAAAGTCATTATGTGGAAAGGAATTTTGTGATATGGAAAGGTAAATTATTCAAAGCAAGTGAATCCTTATCGTATCAATGCCTAAAAGGAAATGAATCTTCACTAAAGTTGCCTTAAGATCTGATCTTCCATTTGGTCcatttttactattttctttgactGTCATTTGACTAATCAACTTACCATATTAAACCAAATATTGTTAAGAACCATTTAAATTTCTCCCttccaagaaaataaaatgaaaaaaaaaaagaaagaaactgtAAAAACTAATTAAGAAGTTAccattattataataaatttggGATGACCGGATGGGGgttaacaaaataatgaaactgaaacaaataaaaagaaaagaactttAGAAATGAAAAGCTATCATAATTTCCATCCTATTATTACAACTAAATATTAATTGTTTgtccaaagaaaaagaaaactataaTATtacggttttttttttctgaaatgAAGAATGGGGATTTGGAATGGTACTGTTTGAAATGCTTGGGTgctgtttaatttaattacataatgTTCAAGGTTAACTTATCCTAACAAATCCCAACTACCCAAAAATTGGGATTTAAAAGTGTGGCTTAACATATATAacaatatataatttgataGTGGTAGAAGTTGGAGTATTCAATGACCTTTGAAAGAGAAAGTGATCTTGGAGGTATTATCCAAATGAAATAATGGTAATGCTGTGTTCATAGAAATCTCTATGAGAAATCAACTCTGAAATGATGtataattaagaaagaaaagttcatttcatattccattttcagAAAATGCATCAAGAGGTTCACGAACAAATATTATACTTGtaacattattatttattggaTAATTAAAGGGCACTCATCAACAAGTCGTTCTGTGGATGTCTGAATCTTTTCTGTTAGGAAAATGACCTCCATGAGTGCTATGAAAGTTGTGCAAGCAAACATGAGTGTTGACCTCCATGCTTTTTATTGCTAATGCACattagtttgatttttaagaaatttcataTGTTAACTGCGCAGGCTTCTTCTTTAAGCTagataaataaacttttaattgTTACTAAgcttgataattttaatttaaaagattCTTTTGGAGCTAAATTTCAAATATGCCGGCACAAATAAAGAAGTTTGGATCGATGATATTTACTAAAGTTTTTATGTTCCGATTACCAATGTTGAGCTCGGGTGGTatcttataattaaattacatactaTCACGTTTCACACTAGTTTCAGTCATCACTAACTGATTCTAATTCAGACTCATCTTCCTCTTTATTTTTACCATACCATTAGCTATGGAAAGGGGAAAAAAGGATGAAAACTTAGGCAGCGGATAGTATCCAAACCCATGATATAAGGTGGGAATAGTGTTAAATGGGCTAACTTTCTGCTCCCATTTTCCATCcattaaaatgaattttctGGTCAACAAAACTTAACTGCAATTCCTAAACCCCAAATATCAATTAATGCTGGATGCAGTGAATTGGTTCGTCAATTGATCATTATGATCCAAGTTTCCATTACTTTTTAGAGCATTAAAACTTGACAAAAGAAGAGGAATATGAAGCATCCATATCTGGAAACAAATGAGAAATGATGATTCAATGGGGCCATTGCTTTTGCTTGCCTAAAACAAACTTCGGCCAACTCAGGACAAAAACGCGAATACTGTTTCCAGAATTGCAAAAGTGAATGGGAACAAAGAATTCCAGGAGCGAGGTGGTGGCCTGGTGGGGGTGGTGTGTGAGACCACCAAAGAGAGTGGATTAAGGAATGGGAAAGAGAGCAAAAGGGGCCTTTGAATAATCGGAAAAATGGCGTGGGGCCCTTGTGGAGTTAGGTGGGGCCTCGGGCCTTGCATGTGAGGCTGACGCTTTCTCAGGAAAATCTGAACGTTAGGGTTGAGCAAAGGGAAACAAAATCCTCATTTATTAATGGTGAAAATGAAGCGCGAGACGCCCGAAACTCGTGCACTTGATTGTTGCCTTGACTAGTGACTACGGCCTGTGTGTGTCTCTCACATTTCCTCATGCCACCGGCTGCTGCCGGTCAAAGGATACAGGGTATAGCTAAATGTTTTCCTTCCCCACTTCAATTATGTGTTAGTAATTACTTCATAAACTTGTTTTTACTTCGTTGgggtcaaaaaaaaattctagtaGTATTTAGGTAATTTATTTGCATTTTCTTGGgtgtttgtattttttaatttaaataaaaatttataatttttttaaaattcacttcattataaaaaaaatcatatcaatatcatatcaacataaatatatcaagtcaatataaataaaaaaattaataacgttaattatttgagtgatattatcaattttaataaatataaaaaatttaattgttataaattattatataaaaatcaaatttactattttaacaaaatatatagattaattacataatttaacttaaatttttaataaaaaaacttaaatgtTAGATTAAAATAGTTAAGACCATCAATCGGTTTTGGAGTTTGATCATTACATTCACGTGTCATGTGTGATGTACCTAATTCTGATAAAAACGGTTTTAAACTTATTGTACAACTTGGCAGGCAAAATAGGTCTCCCCACTCCCGAATCCTAAATACACTACTCAaccaagaaaaagagaaaaaaaagaaaacccttACAATGAAATTGCCAGACACGTTAATAATGTTTGACAAACCGGTTAAGGGCGTAACCGGTGGTAAGAGATTGACAAAATTTTTCTACGATAGGGGAGTGTGCTATAGGGCGACCCTGTGTGCTTTGTTGTTTTCCCACtacatttatttttccatACACAAATATATACAGAGCcgctctttctctttctctacCTTGTCTTCATTCGTTTTCTCTCTTAATTTTAGTATGTAAATCACATAAATATTCCTTCTTGATTTGCTTCCTTCTTTCATTTCTCTCAAATCCAATTCCTTtgcaacaaagaaaagaaattttatgtgACATGGCTCAGCTTCGGGTGTCTCTGTTTCTTTCGATTCACATTGCTCTGCTTGCAAGTCTCTGTTTTGCTGATGACCCTTATGTCTTCTATGATTTCAAACTCTCTTACATCACCGTCTCCCCTCTTGGTGTTCCTCAACAGGTTAGTTTTCTCAAAACTCCCTGTCTCTCTGTTTCTTTAGTATAgacggttttttttttggtatctGTTTGTAGCCCTCTtagttttcattttatttctttggaTCAAAAAAACATGTTGTTTTTCAAGGCTAATATTCTTAGCATGTAATGGAATTTGCGCTTCATTTTTGTACAGTTAAGGGGTGGTAAATACTGgggttcaaattttttttgaagtacATCAGAGGGTCTAAGATCGTTACTTTATAggtcatttaattttttgtgaaTCTGCAAGTGCTATTGGAGTGTTAATCAACTGTTGAtgattttctaatattatcatttttgtgctcttttaccTCTTTATCATGTATCTTTTTGTAGGGTGTTCTCGTTCTTTATTAGCTTTTTGAACGTAAGTTTAATCCTTGGTGATGGTTCAACTGTTATAGTTATGGCTTTGGACCAAAGGCCTTGTCTATGTGTTTAGAACTAATATTTTCTGGGCATTTGTATTAAATGTTCTTAGGGGCCATTTTAGTTTTGGTTGAATCAAATGTTTAGCTTTGTGCGATAAATTTTTTCGTTTTCTTCTATAAACTTCATTCTTCTATAATGTTTTGAAATGTTGGTGAACTCATTCGAGTGGTTTGGCAAGGAGGGTGGTAAATTTGAGTTTGGTGAAGCGTCACAAATAATTTCCTGAAATTGTCTTTTGGAATTTTGTACTAGCAATAAGGGACTTGTGatccaaaattttttcaaatcagAAACTGGGATATGGAAATGCCAAGTGGGTAAAAGTTCAATTCACTTTACTTATTTGTAGTTCTTTGGTTTGCAGGTTATAGCAGTCAATGGGGCATTTCCTGGTCCTGTTGTGAATGCCACAACAAATTATAATGTGGCTATTAATGTTCACAATCAATTGGATGAAAATCTTTTGATGACTTGGTAGGTttgtatataaaatttttgttcttcttccttttcaatattttttgttgaaagggattttgtgaaatttttatgGTTTTTACAGGCCAGGAATTCAAATGCGGCGAAATTCATGGCAGGATGGTGTTCTCGGTACCAATTGTCCAATTCATCCCAAAAGGAATTTTACTTACCAATTTCAAGTTAAGGATCAGATTGGGAGCTTTTTCTACTTCCCCTCACTAAATTTTCAGAGAGCATCTGGTGGCTTTGGTcccattattattaataaCCGGAACATTATTGCAATTCCTTTTGGCCAACCGGATGGTGATGTTGTCATCATGATTGGTGACTGGTATACCCGAAACCACACGGTTAGTATCTGATGAACATGGACAGTGAAGTTCTTTTTCGTTGTTGgaatttaataattgataCATTCTTCTTTTAGGCACTGAGAACAACTCTTGACTCTGGTGAAGATCTTGGGATGCCAGATGGAGTTCTCATTAATGGGAGGGGACCTTACAGATATAACACTACTCTTGTACCTGACGGTATTGAATATGAAACGATTAATGTTGATCCAggtataattttctttggcattgatgataaaattttttatgatatgTGATCTTTTGCACTGTTCAAACAtgtttgctttgtttttcttatcatttggATAAATCGTATGATACATTACAGTCTAATTTTCAAACTTCTATTCTAACGTTCAGGcttattaaaattgaaagatcTCACCATTTTGCTTCGGCATTTCTTGAGCTCCataaacttttttaataaattacaCACCCTTAAGCTACAAATTTCACACGTCTAcatttagttgttgataatgtttaATGCAACATCAGTAGTCATAGATACAGGTTTTTCCTGTATGAAGTCTTAATCTGCAATGTAATTATGTTTTGCAGGAAAAACTTATCGCTTTCGTGTACATAATGTTGGGATATCTACTAGCTTGAACTTTAGAATTCAGGGCCATAATCTGCTCTTAGTGGAAACTGAGGGATATTATACAACACAACAGAATTTCTCTAGCTTTGATATCCATGTGGGACAGTCATATTCCTTTTTAGTCACCATGGATCAGAATGCAACTACTGATTACTACATTGTGGCAAGTGCTCGGTTTGTGAATGAATCAGTTTGGGAAAGAGTCACAGGTGTGGCCATCTTGCATTATTCCAATTCAAAAGGACCAGCAACCGGTCCTCTGCCTGTTCCACCAAGTGATATTTACAACCAATGGTCAGCAATGAGCCAGCCAAGGGCCATCAGGTTTGTGCTCCAATATTGAAAGCTTAAGTATATTATAGCTATtcgttctttctttttcttaagaaACTTGCAACCGGCTCTTTTTCCCTTTAGTATGGCTgtgtaaaatttttctttagttTGGCTGAAAACTTCCCTGAATCGATGCATTTTAAACTGTTCTCTGATGATTAGGCAAAATACAACTGCAAGTGGAGCTCGCCCAAATCCACAAGGCTCTTTTCACTATGGGTCAATCAATGTGACTGACACATATGTATTGCAGAGCTTCCCTCCAGTTACCATTGAGGGCAAGCTTCGTGCGACACTAAATGGTATATCTTTTGTCAACCCTGATACACCAATCAGGCTGGCTGACCTGCACAATGTAAAGGGGGCTTATAAGCTGGATTTCCCCAATAAGCCGCTTAATAGAACTCCCCGGGTGGACAGATCTGTAATTAATGCTACATACAAAGGGTTTATAGAGGTTATTTTGCAGAATAATGACACCAGAATGCAGAGCTTTCACATGGATGGCTATGCATTTTTTGTGGTTGGGTAAGAATCTTATACATATGTGTCAAATTCTGAACAAATTCTTGACTGCTGTTGATTTGTGGTGtttaaaactattttattGGTGTTTTGATGCAGAATGGATTTTGGAGTGTGGACTGAAAACAGCAgaaacaattataataaatgggatgctatttctcgctgcacaACAGAGGTATGTTATTCTAACAAAAACACTTCAACCTTGTATGCTACAATGGCAAGTGCTTATTTGTCTTTTTAGCCTTTGGAGATTTGATTTTGTAGCATTAAAAAAAGCACAGCTTGCTGTTCACTGTTTCCCTCTAATTATCTTTTTGTATAGGTTTACCCTGGTGCATGGACAGCAGTCCTTATCTCACTTGATAATGTTGGAGTATGGAACCTTAGGGTGGAGAACCTGGATAGATGGTATCTAGGCCAAGAGACTTACATAAGAATCACCAATCCTGAGGAAAATGGCGACACAGAAATGGCTCCACCGGCTAATGTTTTGTATTGTGGTGCCCTTCAGAGCTTGCAAAAGTATATCTGAAACCTTTTCTAAAAGTTCTATTGCTCCTTTCCTGTCTTTCGTAATGGGTGCTTGTTTGTATTTGCAGGGAATCACAAAGCTCTTCTGCAAAGACATTGCTCAGTGGGAACTCCAAGTTGTTGACCATTTTGGTGGTCACAAttttagcttcaattttcacttTTAGCTGAATGCTTCTGCCCATTGTAGGAAGCTGATAATGTAGAGGcatctttatttttgttgttggaGGGATGTGTGCCTGTAAACAGTTATTTGTATGAGAAAAATTGATACTTAGATTAGGAGTGCAAGTTCCCTCATGACACACTTTTTTggtgttaaaaaatttttcttttccctttagATATCCACCTTGTTGTAATTTAGGTCACTGGGAATCCATCATTCTTATGTacttcaattcacatactgaAGATGCCTAACCCATTTTCAATATCATTGGACGTCATGCTTGAATTTATTGTATCTTtctttgttaaaatttttgcctTCAATGCCTCCTGAATTGATTTATTGATTAGAAGGCCCTTTAAGTTTTATAAACAGTgctattatttgatttaataatgATTAGAACGATGCTAGTGAATATTATTCCATGTGATAATATGATTAGGTTTTGGGCAGACATACCCCCCATTCATATTATTTGTCGTTCTGTCTTGATGCTGTAATCAAGCAGAATCCATATAAGAAGGAATTTGTTCTCTTAATAAAAGATTAAGGTACTTATGATGATTGATTTTAACTGTGGTCTATTGATCATGCCTTTAATCATGGAGTGGTGGCATCATACTCTTCACTTGGGTTTCTTACTGGATGGATTAACCAACGATTTTACTAAAAGTGCCTCACCAAAGTAACTTTTATATGGATTTTGGGATTGTGAGGATTAAGGAGATTCTTCCGAACACTAATTAAGAGCAAAATCTAGTAAATGTGATTCTGTGTTTTGGCTAACAGGGCATCCGACAGTAATCGGATAGCAAATAATTAATGTCCCAGGCATCATAAAGAGAGCCGTGTCGGATTTCCAGCCCAAAAAAGTCTTTCTTGTGATGCCATTGCCTGCTATTTGAGGACCTCGAGTATTTGTGAAGGTTTTAAAacttttcttccctttctcCCACAGTGCAATTTCTCTCTTGATCCAGAGCCAATATGCAGGGGAGAAGCATAAACTTAAGCTCCGTTGGATCCTGCGCTTCTGATCTTTGCTTAGCTTCACAAACAATGGGGACCATAATTGAAGGAAACatcaataaaataactaaGTCAATGGTTGCTTTCTTTGTGGCTTGGAAACATTCATTATTACATTGATAAGTTAATTTAATGGTTCTCTTCCTTGACAGTCTTTCTATTctgttttgcttttaaaaattatttataaattctcTCTTCATCCTAACCATCTCCGGAGAATATCTTGATGGAGATTTTATTATCCTCTCATGGTGGAGGGAGACAAGAAGTGGCTTTAAAGTTTAAACTGTTGAAAGAATAATCTGAAATTGGTTGAAGCAGGCCAAAGCAGTTGGGAGCTGAGAAAGAAGCAACGGCTAGTTGAAGGAGTTTTAAGAAGAAAGTCAAAACGTCATCGTTTCACAATCATTAAATCAAGAATTGTGAAACGCATGAGTAAAGGGtcattttatgttaatgtttcttttcttagtTTCTATATGACTTGAGTCTTTGtggttttagtttttttattctaaacgACTTGTAAACTCATCGTTTTGGTTCAGCATCTATGCTTCTGTTGTGACTGTTGTCTGGAATGCTAAGCTTCTCTGATTTCAGCAATGTCAGCTAAGTTAGTTATGTGTGAATCTCGAGGCTACATCTAAGTTGAGAGTagtttcttttaaatttcaaatgttTGTATAAATACTCAGTTGAACATGAACAAATCAGTTTTtgcattttaaatattaaaaatcttcTTCTTCAGTCTCtgtttttttggttattttgtTCATTGCTTTGATAATTCTTCGATTCTGTACATGACATCGGAGCCTACTTTATATGTCAAGGGCATTAGTGATTCAGTTCAGTTGATAGTGACCTTATATGTAGATGATCTATTGATTACTTCCAGATGTTGTATGTTTACAAGAATTCAAAACACAGATGATGTTGGTGTTTGAGATGACAAAGTTGGGGGAGATGACAGATTTGGGGGAAATGTCATACTTTCTGGGGATGAAAATTCTACAAGAACCAAGACAGATTTGTCTGcatcaatcaaaatatgtTAGAGACTTACTGAAGAAGTTCAATATGAAGGGTTGTAAAGCTGTAAACACTCCACTAACTGTTTGAATTCAGTTAAGCAAGGATGATGGTTCAACTAAGGCAGATGATTCACTGTATAGGAGTATTATTAGTTCTTTGCTGTATTTGTCAGTAACAAGACCAGATATTATGTTTGCTACTTGTTTGCTGTCTAGATTTATGCAAGCTCCTTTAGTGATTCACTTTAAAGCTGTAAAACGAATCTTAAGGTATGTGAAAGGTACTtctgattttaaattgatttactTGAAGGATGAGAGTAGTGGTCTTCAAGGGTTCACTGATAGTGATTAGGCAAGATCTGTGGATGACTCTAAGAGTACAGGaggattttgtttttcactAAGAAGTGCTGTTTTTACCTAGGCTTCaaagaagcaagaaattgTAGCTTAGTCCTCTATTGAGGCTGAGTATATAGCAGTTGCAGCAACTACTAATTAAGCTAAATGGTTAAGAAAGGTGTTGTTAGATATGGGATTCATTCAAAGGAAAGGAACTGTTATACATGTGGATAATCAGTCAACTTTTACAATAACTAAAAACCCTGTTCATCATGGTCGTACTAAGCACATTCGAGTGAAGTTTCATTCTATCAGAGAGTATGTTAAGGATCAAGAAATTGAACTTGTTTACTGTTAGACAAGTGATCAATTAGCAGATATATTTACTAAGGGTCTTAATAAAAGAAGGTTTGAATTACTTCAAGCAAAGTTGGGAGTTCACCAAATTCCAAATCAAGGAGGTGTGCTGAAAGAATGATTTGAAATTGGTTGAAGCAAGCCAAAGCAGCTGGGAGTTGAGAAAGAAGCAACGGATAGTTGAAggagttttaagaaaaaagtcaaaatgTCATCATTTCACAATCATTAAACCAAGAACTCTGAAACGCATGAGTAAATGGTCGTTTTAtgttaatatttctttttttagtttCTATACGACCTAAGTCTTTGTGGTTTTAGTTTATTGGTTCTAAACGACTTGTAAATTCGTCGTTTTGATTCAGTATCTATGTTTCTATTGTGACCGTTGCCTGGAATGCTAAGCTTCTTCGATTTCAACAATGGCAGCTGAGTTAGTTATGTGTGAATCTTGAGGATAAATCTAAGTCGAGAGTAGTTTCTTTGaattacaaatatttgtaTAAATACTCAGttgaaataaacaagtcagttttttgcatttcaaatattaaaaatcctTTTCTTCATTCCTTATTTTTCTAGTTATTTTGTTCATTGCTTTGATAATTTTTCGATTCTCTACATAAACCAGATAATTTCTTTTTGCAATGTAATATATATTACAGAATCAACGACAGGCAATTCAAAGGTTCAAACAGATGAAATAATTGTAGGGTTGTTGAGGGAAAGCAAATTAATCCTTCACATTCTATTAAGCATAGATGATTAAGTTAACCAACCAAAATAATAATGGCATCTTAATGATTTATTGTACTCCACCCCGAAGTGGTCCAATAGTTTCCCAGCATATACCCCAAGTGGCCTCCTAATCCTTCATAGTTGTTGGGATCTCAGTGCTTGATTgcctaattaaattaaacagaAGTCAAGTTTACCAGTCCAAGATCTCCTTAGTTACCTCTCAGTACACTCTTGAAGCAATTTTTGGGTCCAGATGCTCCCTGGTGGGACAAGATAGGTTGGGAAAACACTTTCAATTAATAAAGCAGATGGAAGTGATGAGTTCTTTGGTGATCTATGAACAAACTTAGTCTTTAGGTAGCTTTTCCTGAAAAGAAGAGTAGCTTGCCTTAATGCTTCGAGATAGAAGTATACTGGTACTTATACTTATTTCCAGACCCAAAAGATtatactcaatgcatgtacaCAGTGTTTTAGATTCTCGCATGCAATATATCAAGGGACTAAGTAGGGTTTCGAAGCAGACCAGAAATAATAGTGATAAGAAGCAGTATGGCAGAGAAAAGGTTTGGTGGGGAAAAGTTCTTGGAAGTTTTGGATATGTAGGGAGAAAGATGGGACATAATATCAGTCACATGGACTTTGTTTTTAAATGGTTCCTAAATGatgttttctttccttctttcacAAACAACATATTAACATAACCTTAATTATTCCTTCTTTTAGCATGTGCTCTCCTTTATTTGTTTCATGCGTATGGGCACACCCATTTGACTTTGCTCAGACCCTGTCTCTGATTTGGTTGATTTTAGCAGCCAAAACCCTCAGTCTGAAAGACGGAAATATGCACCACAAAATAGTCAATGAGAATAGCTGACTCTTCCagtatgttttttttattaaaacctAGGATTCCTTGTTAACTGAATGCCCATTTCCatgtctctttctctctcatctGCAGTATGAGTTGAGAAAAACGAGCACAATGAGTATGTCCTTGGCAGAAATCTCATTGCTTAAAAGCGACTTTCAAGCCTTGACTACTGTACTAGTGAATGGGTTCTTTTTGTAAATGTTTCAACACAATTCACAGTTCAAACTACTCTAGCCTTCTACAGAAATAAATTTCATGGCAGAGTactctttttttgtttctttatatatcACTTTATTAGTACTCCACCAAATAAGCAGTCTTGCTCGATTCCTTTGCTATTCGTTATTCTTTGGCACTTCCTGATCATTCTCTGCCCTGTCTTGCATTCTCTCCACCTTCAGTTGAACCACCAAAAGGTAGGTTACTGGTTCTTAGTTTTACTCTGCATGAAATCATTTCTGTAAGTTCTCATAAATGCTTCTGCTATATATCCTTCTTCTCATGTTTTGCTTTTCAAAGGTCTTCCTGGTAGCAGAACAAGAATATTTTGGGACTTTTGAATGCTTTTGAGGATGAGTTCAGAGTTCAAAGGTCAGAGTTCATGGCTAGTACTTCTCTTGGAGGTCTCAAAATTTGCTTTTCATACTCATGTTATGCTTTCCGAGTCGCTTTTGGCCTCTAGTTTGCTATTAAGGCTATAAAAAGTACTGTATCATAACATTTGGATCACTGCCATATAATATCGCCTACATTGGTTAATATACACGTTCTTCCTCTCTGTGTGATGGTGGAGATTGCTAGTGTCTAAAAGATCAGGCAGCTCTCTCTACCATTAATCTTAAATATGGGAAAGAAAGTAGCAATTAATCTTTTATTCTGTCTTAGGATATTACACTTTAGCAGAAACCTAGCCAGCACTAGAAACTTGACTTCCAGTAATGCTGCCAGCTTTATAGTTTGGGTGATTGAACTATATTTGAGTGCCTTCTACGCTTGAAAAGAATTATACGTACGCATAGGTGTGCCTCATTTGCCAGACTTTCCAGCAAAGCATTCAAGTAATCATTTAGTTAGCATTCTCGTGATGCATATATATTCTGCAAAGTGGTTTCAGTCTATTGTTTCC
This window encodes:
- the LOC18605368 gene encoding monocopper oxidase-like protein SKS1, translating into MAQLRVSLFLSIHIALLASLCFADDPYVFYDFKLSYITVSPLGVPQQVIAVNGAFPGPVVNATTNYNVAINVHNQLDENLLMTWPGIQMRRNSWQDGVLGTNCPIHPKRNFTYQFQVKDQIGSFFYFPSLNFQRASGGFGPIIINNRNIIAIPFGQPDGDVVIMIGDWYTRNHTALRTTLDSGEDLGMPDGVLINGRGPYRYNTTLVPDGIEYETINVDPGKTYRFRVHNVGISTSLNFRIQGHNLLLVETEGYYTTQQNFSSFDIHVGQSYSFLVTMDQNATTDYYIVASARFVNESVWERVTGVAILHYSNSKGPATGPLPVPPSDIYNQWSAMSQPRAIRQNTTASGARPNPQGSFHYGSINVTDTYVLQSFPPVTIEGKLRATLNGISFVNPDTPIRLADLHNVKGAYKLDFPNKPLNRTPRVDRSVINATYKGFIEVILQNNDTRMQSFHMDGYAFFVVGMDFGVWTENSRNNYNKWDAISRCTTEVYPGAWTAVLISLDNVGVWNLRVENLDRWYLGQETYIRITNPEENGDTEMAPPANVLYCGALQSLQKESQSSSAKTLLSGNSKLLTILVVTILASIFTFS